The proteins below come from a single Roseiflexus sp. RS-1 genomic window:
- a CDS encoding branched-chain amino acid ABC transporter permease, with product MQSGTFHTSYAGDMALRPYWPQRVRIAVVLIAVLIFPWFADRYWLNLANTIAIAAIGAIGLNILVGYTGQISIGHGGFLAVGAYTAGLLAVRLDMPMWITIPVASLFTALVGAFFGLPSARLKGLYLAIATLASQEIIIWLLTHGKLLGIGESLSLPPATNNLFGVPLNALGNNDFVFYWITVGFLALTAVFVSNLFRSRTGRAFVAIRDQDIAAQVIGVDIFRYKLLAFATSSFFAGLAGALTAHYRGVISWERFTIDTSILYLAMIIIGGLGSVSGSIYGAAFMVLLPAMLANLARSVSGVVPDINSYLPFIQQGAFGLAIILFLIFEPEGIVKMWRNVKDYFRLWPFSY from the coding sequence ATGCAAAGCGGAACTTTCCATACGTCGTATGCCGGCGATATGGCGTTGCGACCCTACTGGCCGCAGCGGGTGCGGATCGCCGTCGTGCTGATCGCCGTGCTGATCTTTCCCTGGTTCGCCGACCGTTACTGGCTGAACCTGGCGAATACCATCGCTATCGCTGCGATCGGTGCGATCGGTCTCAACATCCTGGTGGGATATACCGGTCAGATCAGTATCGGCCACGGCGGATTCCTGGCGGTCGGCGCGTATACTGCGGGGCTGCTCGCCGTTCGCCTGGACATGCCGATGTGGATCACCATTCCGGTCGCCAGCCTGTTCACCGCGCTGGTCGGCGCGTTCTTCGGGTTGCCGTCGGCGCGTCTCAAAGGTCTCTACCTGGCGATTGCAACCCTGGCATCACAGGAGATCATTATCTGGCTGCTCACGCACGGGAAATTGCTCGGCATCGGCGAATCGCTGTCCCTGCCGCCTGCGACGAATAATCTCTTTGGCGTGCCGCTCAACGCGCTCGGCAACAATGATTTCGTCTTCTACTGGATAACCGTCGGTTTCCTGGCGCTGACAGCCGTCTTTGTGAGCAATCTGTTCCGCTCGCGTACCGGGCGCGCATTCGTGGCGATTCGTGATCAGGACATCGCCGCCCAGGTTATCGGGGTGGACATCTTCCGCTACAAACTGCTCGCCTTCGCCACGTCCTCGTTTTTCGCCGGGCTGGCCGGCGCGCTGACAGCGCACTACCGCGGCGTCATTTCGTGGGAGCGCTTCACCATCGATACGAGCATTCTCTACCTGGCGATGATCATCATCGGCGGGTTGGGCAGCGTGTCCGGGTCGATCTACGGCGCAGCCTTCATGGTGCTGTTGCCAGCGATGCTGGCGAACCTGGCGCGCTCTGTAAGCGGTGTCGTGCCGGATATCAACTCCTATCTGCCCTTTATTCAGCAGGGTGCGTTTGGTCTGGCGATCATCCTCTTCCTGATCTTCGAGCCTGAAGGAATTGTCAAAATGTGGCGCAACGTCAAGGATTATTTCCGGTTATGGCCGTTCAGTTATTAG
- a CDS encoding fibronectin type III domain-containing protein, whose product MKARMFSMFALIIASALLLIFTLTMVAQGAEIQDPSQVVMPDMVSYGLGADLSQASQNQAGSGYTSEITFTPVAAAYLPAVFRNYGGCSAIPTLLSPANGSSLNTIAPLFRLDNGNNPNATVLRLQVAKDPGFTQGVWSLRSSRASGVSEFRFPRNWNPAATYYWRAWLMCGDVQGPYSEVWSFTTGSGGTILPAPTLVAPTNGSTSPTTTVNLQWSPVSGAIEYLVYWREAGDRGYFFWSVSATQTTISQLKANTTYEWWISARNDYAIGTNSETWRFTTPAGSSSLSPQNLNRNSVEEDGSATIVFEDRTASNER is encoded by the coding sequence ATGAAAGCCAGAATGTTCTCAATGTTCGCCCTCATCATTGCCTCGGCCCTTCTTCTCATTTTCACATTGACTATGGTCGCTCAAGGGGCAGAAATACAGGACCCAAGCCAGGTGGTGATGCCAGATATGGTATCTTATGGGTTGGGGGCTGACCTCTCGCAGGCTTCTCAAAACCAGGCGGGTTCAGGCTATACTTCTGAAATCACTTTCACTCCGGTCGCCGCCGCTTATCTGCCAGCAGTGTTCAGGAACTACGGGGGCTGCTCAGCAATTCCCACACTCCTTAGCCCTGCCAATGGAAGCAGTTTGAATACCATTGCCCCCTTGTTCAGGTTGGATAACGGCAATAACCCGAATGCGACGGTGTTGCGTTTGCAAGTAGCAAAGGACCCCGGTTTCACACAAGGTGTTTGGTCTTTGCGGTCTAGTCGCGCCTCTGGCGTGAGTGAATTCCGCTTTCCAAGAAACTGGAACCCCGCTGCTACTTACTACTGGCGAGCCTGGTTGATGTGTGGTGATGTCCAAGGCCCATATTCTGAAGTATGGTCTTTCACCACAGGTTCAGGGGGAACCATCTTGCCCGCTCCCACTTTGGTTGCTCCTACCAATGGGAGCACATCGCCGACCACAACGGTGAATCTGCAATGGTCACCTGTATCTGGTGCGATAGAGTACCTGGTGTATTGGCGTGAGGCTGGCGACAGGGGATACTTCTTTTGGTCGGTGAGTGCCACGCAGACCACAATTAGCCAGCTGAAAGCTAACACCACTTATGAGTGGTGGATATCTGCACGAAACGATTACGCTATCGGCACTAACTCAGAGACTTGGCGGTTCACCACACCAGCCGGGTCTTCGTCTCTCTCTCCCCAGAACCTGAACCGCAACTCTGTGGAAGAAGACGGCAGCGCAACCATTGTCTTTGAGGACAGGACAGCAAGTAATGAACGTTGA
- a CDS encoding helix-turn-helix domain-containing protein — MKKDHLTLTENDRTTLEGLLAKGTLAVKTFKRATALLELDRGKTLRAVAETLDVTYTTVAAWRNGYRTKGLDCLYDAPRSGRPIVIDGAQRAKVTALACSDAPEGHDRWTLRLLAEKVVEAGFCETISHTMVGTILKKTS; from the coding sequence ATGAAAAAAGATCACCTGACTCTGACAGAGAACGACCGCACCACGCTTGAAGGACTGCTTGCCAAAGGTACGCTCGCGGTCAAGACTTTCAAGCGCGCGACCGCGCTGCTCGAACTCGATCGCGGCAAGACCCTGCGTGCGGTGGCTGAAACGCTCGATGTGACCTACACCACGGTCGCCGCTTGGCGCAACGGCTACCGCACCAAAGGGTTGGACTGTCTGTACGATGCGCCGCGTTCTGGCCGTCCGATTGTCATTGATGGCGCTCAGCGCGCCAAAGTCACGGCATTGGCGTGTAGCGATGCACCAGAAGGCCATGACCGCTGGACCTTGCGCCTCCTGGCTGAGAAAGTCGTCGAAGCTGGCTTCTGTGAGACGATCTCGCATACTATGGTTGGCACAATTCTAAAAAAAACGAGCTGA
- a CDS encoding ABC transporter substrate-binding protein — MRNERRWFSMLALMLALALLLAACGGQQQPPATGGGTGGGAPSGGPPIKIGAIFDLTGATADVGTPYSKGQIAFIEWKNANGGVAGRQLQLISQDYAYEVPRAEELYTQFVTQDRVVVFSGWGTGDTEALKGKITADKIPFISASYSATLANPAETPYNFLVAPTYSDQLIIAMKWALDDWKAKGKSGAPKFAYLINDSPFGRSPLADGTAFATANGVETPLEVPSPRGATDLTPQLTQIRDFGANYVFLQNVSSPAALAIKNAKSLGLDVQFVCLNWCANELLIKLAGQDAEGVVGAVPFSPEGEGAKVALDFAREKGIDYGGADSTFVQGWTAMSILVAGIERTLKDGKELTGENIKTTLETMGPIDTGGVTLPVVFSTTDHAGVKSLRMFRVQNGKWVAITDFISAK; from the coding sequence ATGCGCAACGAACGACGATGGTTCAGCATGCTCGCACTGATGCTGGCACTGGCGCTGCTGCTGGCGGCATGCGGCGGACAGCAGCAACCCCCCGCCACCGGTGGCGGAACCGGCGGTGGCGCTCCATCCGGCGGACCGCCGATCAAGATCGGCGCGATCTTCGACCTGACCGGCGCTACTGCGGACGTTGGAACACCCTACTCCAAAGGACAGATTGCCTTCATCGAGTGGAAGAATGCCAATGGCGGCGTTGCCGGTCGCCAGTTGCAACTGATCAGCCAGGATTACGCCTATGAGGTGCCGCGCGCCGAGGAACTCTACACCCAGTTCGTCACACAGGACAGGGTAGTGGTGTTCTCCGGCTGGGGCACCGGCGACACCGAGGCGCTCAAGGGCAAGATCACCGCTGATAAGATCCCCTTCATCTCGGCATCGTACTCGGCAACGCTGGCAAACCCGGCTGAGACGCCTTACAACTTCCTGGTCGCCCCTACCTACTCCGATCAACTGATCATCGCCATGAAGTGGGCGCTCGACGACTGGAAGGCGAAAGGGAAGAGCGGTGCGCCGAAGTTCGCCTACCTGATCAACGATAGCCCCTTCGGACGGTCGCCGCTGGCTGATGGCACCGCCTTTGCCACGGCGAACGGCGTCGAGACGCCGCTGGAAGTGCCGTCGCCGCGCGGCGCCACCGACCTGACGCCGCAGTTGACCCAGATCCGCGATTTTGGCGCCAATTACGTCTTCCTCCAGAATGTGTCGAGTCCGGCAGCACTGGCGATCAAGAATGCAAAGAGCCTGGGTCTTGACGTGCAGTTCGTCTGCCTGAACTGGTGCGCCAATGAACTGCTGATCAAACTCGCCGGCCAGGATGCTGAGGGCGTGGTCGGCGCCGTTCCGTTCAGCCCGGAAGGCGAAGGCGCGAAAGTGGCGCTCGACTTCGCGCGCGAGAAGGGGATCGATTACGGCGGCGCCGACAGCACCTTCGTGCAGGGATGGACGGCGATGTCCATCCTGGTTGCTGGCATTGAGCGAACACTGAAGGATGGCAAAGAGTTGACCGGCGAGAATATCAAAACCACGCTTGAGACGATGGGTCCGATCGACACCGGCGGCGTGACGCTGCCGGTCGTCTTCAGCACCACCGACCATGCCGGTGTGAAGTCGCTGCGGATGTTCCGCGTGCAGAACGGGAAGTGGGTGGCGATTACCGACTTCATCAGCGCGAAATAG
- a CDS encoding IS630 family transposase: MAGKPRASIASPSGTDAGARPLFPPDRHDPETAATEVEHLVRRDPRPCGLTQTRWTLDAIRSQLAWGRDASLRGIARILDRLGITWQRARSHVHRPDPHDQAKLQEIADVVEDARAHPNQVVTVYLDEVTVTRQPTLANGYGRAGADQVRAERSLATDCELRIVGSLDVVTGQVVTRRAKTIGLATLAPCFPDRRAAYPEAERIDVILDNWPVHFHPDVLVALEPQTTRWAFSRPGNGPATPSVRAVRRAGDVRLPIQLMPLPTYASWCNPIEKLWRWMRQEVTRVHRWATDLDQLRNHLDAFFASFATGSSKLLQYVGLG; encoded by the coding sequence ATCGCTGGGAAGCCGAGGGCATCGATAGCCTCCCCATCCGGGACGGACGCGGGCGCACGCCCGCTTTTTCCCCCTGACCGCCATGACCCTGAGACGGCGGCGACTGAGGTAGAGCATCTGGTCCGCCGTGACCCGCGGCCGTGCGGGCTGACCCAGACGCGCTGGACCCTGGACGCCATCCGCAGCCAGTTGGCGTGGGGGCGCGACGCCTCGCTGCGCGGGATCGCCCGTATTCTGGATCGGTTGGGCATCACCTGGCAGCGCGCCCGCAGTCATGTGCATCGCCCTGATCCCCACGATCAGGCCAAACTGCAGGAGATCGCAGACGTGGTGGAGGATGCACGCGCGCACCCCAACCAGGTGGTGACCGTGTATCTGGATGAAGTCACGGTCACCCGGCAACCGACCCTGGCCAACGGGTATGGGCGGGCGGGCGCCGATCAGGTGCGGGCGGAACGGAGTCTGGCGACCGATTGCGAACTGCGCATCGTGGGCAGTTTGGACGTTGTGACGGGCCAGGTGGTCACCCGGCGGGCGAAGACGATTGGCCTGGCGACGCTGGCGCCGTGCTTCCCGGACCGGCGCGCTGCCTATCCTGAGGCTGAGCGCATCGATGTCATTCTGGATAATTGGCCGGTCCATTTTCATCCGGATGTCCTGGTGGCGCTTGAGCCGCAAACAACCCGCTGGGCGTTTTCCCGTCCTGGCAATGGGCCGGCCACCCCCAGTGTGCGGGCCGTGCGCCGGGCTGGAGATGTCCGCCTGCCCATCCAACTGATGCCGTTGCCGACGTATGCGTCGTGGTGTAACCCGATCGAGAAGCTGTGGCGGTGGATGCGTCAGGAGGTCACCCGCGTGCATCGCTGGGCGACGGATCTCGATCAGTTGCGCAACCACCTGGATGCCTTCTTCGCGTCGTTTGCAACCGGCTCGTCAAAGCTTTTACAGTATGTCGGTCTCGGATAG
- a CDS encoding branched-chain amino acid ABC transporter permease, giving the protein MEKLIQLTLSGVANGAIFALVALGFVLIYKSSDVINFAQGELLLIGAYLTYTTVEMIGLWWPIGVVIAVVLAAIVGVLVEQLVLRPLIGEPTISVIMVTIGLSSLLRAIIGGIWGVTPRTAPQFLPRDTITLFGANVGVDRLWAFALALTLFALLTLFFRYSREGIAMRAVADDQQAALSMGISVKRVWAIAWAIAAVTASVGGILLMSIFGGVSGQIARVGLLVFPVVILGGLDSIPGAIVGGLIIGLLQSFAGGYLPPELGMGEVVPFIVLLLILLVRPYGLFGQRIIERV; this is encoded by the coding sequence ATGGAGAAATTGATCCAACTGACGCTGAGCGGCGTCGCCAATGGTGCGATCTTTGCGCTGGTTGCGCTGGGTTTCGTCCTGATCTACAAAAGCAGCGATGTGATCAATTTTGCGCAGGGCGAGTTGCTGCTGATCGGCGCTTACCTGACGTACACCACCGTAGAGATGATCGGGTTGTGGTGGCCCATCGGCGTGGTTATCGCCGTGGTGCTGGCGGCGATCGTCGGCGTGCTGGTCGAGCAACTGGTGCTGCGCCCGCTGATCGGCGAGCCGACCATCTCGGTCATTATGGTCACCATCGGGCTGTCGTCGCTGCTGCGCGCGATCATCGGCGGTATCTGGGGCGTGACGCCCAGAACTGCGCCGCAGTTCCTTCCCCGCGATACGATCACCCTGTTTGGGGCGAATGTCGGAGTAGACCGGCTCTGGGCGTTTGCGCTGGCGTTGACTCTCTTTGCACTGCTCACTCTCTTCTTCCGCTACAGTCGTGAAGGCATCGCTATGCGCGCCGTCGCCGACGATCAGCAGGCGGCGTTGAGCATGGGGATCAGCGTCAAGCGGGTGTGGGCGATTGCCTGGGCCATCGCAGCAGTGACCGCGTCGGTCGGCGGTATTCTGTTGATGAGCATCTTTGGCGGGGTCTCCGGTCAGATTGCCCGCGTTGGTCTGCTGGTCTTCCCGGTGGTGATCCTGGGCGGTCTCGACAGTATTCCTGGAGCGATTGTCGGTGGTTTGATCATCGGGTTGCTGCAATCGTTCGCCGGCGGGTACCTGCCGCCCGAACTCGGCATGGGCGAGGTCGTTCCCTTCATTGTGCTCCTGCTGATACTTCTGGTGCGCCCTTACGGTCTGTTCGGGCAGCGGATCATCGAGCGCGTGTAG
- a CDS encoding IS630 family transposase produces MKPHVQQTWCFGALTAAFLAQMERILALYALPYDPHYPVICYDERPCFLIGDTLVPAAMQPGKPRKQHYEYEKLGSCALLAAIEPLTGKRLAQVHPQRTKREYTLFCQALAAQYPNAIKIRLVQDNLNTHNASAFYEHLPAEDAFALAERFEFIYTPKSASWLNMIECEFAVISRLCLNRRIPSIQTLGREVLALFNERSAKAIKINWQFSIQAARTKLNSHYTKVHPENEKYKET; encoded by the coding sequence CTGAAGCCACATGTACAGCAGACCTGGTGCTTTGGCGCCCTCACTGCGGCCTTTCTGGCCCAGATGGAGCGCATTCTGGCACTCTATGCGCTGCCGTATGACCCGCACTATCCGGTAATCTGCTATGACGAACGGCCCTGCTTTCTGATCGGCGACACCCTCGTTCCGGCAGCGATGCAGCCAGGCAAGCCACGAAAACAGCACTACGAGTATGAAAAGCTTGGCTCGTGTGCGCTGCTGGCGGCAATCGAACCGCTGACTGGCAAGCGCCTGGCGCAGGTACACCCACAGCGCACCAAACGAGAGTACACGCTGTTTTGCCAAGCACTTGCCGCCCAGTATCCAAACGCGATCAAGATCCGACTGGTACAGGACAATCTCAACACCCACAACGCCAGTGCCTTCTATGAGCATTTACCGGCTGAAGATGCGTTTGCCTTAGCAGAGCGTTTCGAGTTCATCTACACACCCAAGTCGGCCTCCTGGCTCAATATGATCGAGTGCGAGTTCGCAGTGATCTCGCGCCTCTGCCTCAACAGGCGCATTCCATCGATCCAGACCTTGGGCCGGGAGGTGTTGGCCTTGTTCAACGAGCGCAGCGCCAAGGCGATCAAGATCAACTGGCAGTTCTCCATCCAGGCCGCTCGAACCAAGCTCAATAGCCACTACACCAAAGTCCATCCCGAGAATGAAAAATACAAGGAAACTTAG
- a CDS encoding IS5-like element ISRfsp3 family transposase (programmed frameshift) — MCKYRSIIENPEKLRSMTGLTVEEFHALVPIFHAAFEAYMKRRTIDGRVRYCRRYVSYANSPLPTTEDKLLFILTYLKQNPTQVMHGHLFQMSQSNVSKWVHLLHGALNYALSQQNLLPARTADDLARRLQEEPSCEEPSCEEPSCEEPSCEEPSCEEPSCEEPSCEEPSHATKAPPFFIHDGVERPIRRPSDKVDRELYYSGKKKRHTLKNVLIIDEFGSIHFLSDTYEGRVHDKCIADEAGYTLPNASILYQDAGFQGFTLPGVQIMQPKKKPRNGTLTPQEKEENRRISSVRVRIEHVIGDIKRYRIIHDIIRFSCSEFRDMVMETCCGLHNFRIWLKRKKQSKNQNES, encoded by the exons ATGTGTAAGTATCGATCCATTATCGAAAATCCGGAGAAATTACGCTCTATGACCGGACTGACCGTTGAAGAGTTCCACGCGCTGGTTCCGATCTTCCACGCCGCATTTGAAGCGTATATGAAACGTCGCACGATTGATGGCCGCGTCCGATATTGTCGTCGCTACGTCTCGTATGCAAACTCGCCGCTTCCGACAACAGAAGATAAATTGCTCTTTATTTTGACCTACTTAAAACAAAACCCAACGCAAGTGATGCACGGACACCTCTTTCAAATGAGCCAATCAAACGTAAGCAAATGGGTGCATCTTTTGCACGGAGCGCTGAACTATGCGCTTTCACAGCAAAATCTCCTGCCTGCGCGCACTGCCGACGACCTGGCGAGGCGATTGCAGGAAGAACCGTCGTGTGAAGAACCGTCGTGTGAAGAACCGTCGTGTGAAGAACCGTCGTGTGAAGAACCGTCGTGTGAAGAACCGTCGTGTGAAGAACCGTCGTGTGAAGAACCGTCGCATGCGACAAAAGCGCCCCCCT TTTTTATCCATGACGGCGTAGAACGTCCCATTCGCCGTCCAAGCGACAAAGTCGACCGGGAGTTGTATTACAGCGGTAAGAAGAAACGACATACGCTTAAGAACGTTCTCATCATTGATGAGTTTGGCTCTATTCACTTTTTGAGTGACACCTACGAAGGAAGGGTCCACGATAAATGTATTGCGGATGAAGCGGGATACACCCTTCCAAACGCGAGCATTCTCTATCAAGACGCCGGATTTCAAGGATTTACCCTGCCTGGCGTCCAGATTATGCAGCCAAAGAAGAAGCCGCGCAATGGAACCCTCACGCCGCAGGAAAAGGAGGAAAACCGGCGTATCTCATCCGTTCGCGTTCGTATTGAACATGTTATCGGCGATATCAAGCGGTATCGAATCATTCACGACATTATCCGCTTCAGTTGTTCCGAATTTCGGGATATGGTCATGGAAACATGTTGCGGGCTGCATAACTTCCGAATTTGGCTGAAACGCAAAAAGCAGTCCAAAAATCAAAACGAATCTTGA
- a CDS encoding zinc ribbon domain-containing protein, which translates to MPGYDAEGTMNRCKACDADLSAEARFCMVCGAPVSTGDGSAAMVTRSAPPQGELVTAGAVQPARAIVQPQGLVRTMLLASFALIFLFFSPFVSCANRTFTGVEAFQASLPSQYEEPKDGIFLILFPIAGIAGVLVSFLAHERISAGQSLRSVRGFAIGGLLSGLIALCPVGIGIYDTGRSEGVLNLLWGFWLSAAATIVLGGASLLLLVTPEPVTDSSPPQASGQPEGP; encoded by the coding sequence ATGCCTGGTTATGACGCGGAGGGAACGATGAACCGGTGTAAGGCATGTGATGCAGATCTGTCGGCGGAGGCTCGCTTCTGCATGGTTTGCGGGGCGCCGGTCAGCACAGGCGACGGGTCGGCAGCCATGGTCACCCGCAGTGCGCCGCCGCAGGGCGAACTGGTGACAGCTGGCGCGGTCCAGCCAGCACGCGCCATCGTGCAGCCGCAGGGACTGGTGCGTACCATGCTGCTGGCGAGCTTCGCATTGATCTTCCTCTTCTTCTCACCCTTCGTCTCCTGCGCCAACCGCACCTTCACCGGAGTGGAGGCGTTCCAGGCATCGCTGCCATCGCAATACGAGGAACCTAAGGATGGAATCTTCCTCATTCTCTTCCCGATAGCGGGCATAGCTGGCGTACTTGTCAGCTTCCTGGCCCACGAGCGGATAAGCGCCGGTCAGTCGCTGCGCAGCGTGCGTGGCTTTGCCATCGGCGGACTCCTGAGTGGACTCATCGCACTCTGCCCGGTGGGGATTGGTATTTACGACACCGGCCGATCCGAAGGTGTGCTCAACCTGCTCTGGGGCTTCTGGTTGAGCGCGGCGGCGACCATCGTACTCGGTGGGGCATCGCTGCTCCTGCTCGTCACGCCTGAGCCGGTCACGGATTCATCACCACCACAGGCCAGCGGCCAGCCAGAAGGACCGTAG
- a CDS encoding ABC transporter ATP-binding protein has product MLALNNVEVIYNDVVLVLKGLSLAVPEGRIVALLGSNGAGKSTTLKAISGLLKPENGEVTDGEIRFLGQPIHKKDAAEIVRMGIFQVLEGRRVFEHLTVEENLRAGAYTSGWKGFDQSLDMVYSYFPRLKERRRQISGFLSGGEQQMLAIGRALMAHPRLIMLDEPSLGLAPLLVEEIFRIIRQINQDRGVTILLVEQNARLALEAADYAYIMENGRIVLEGSPADLKDNPDVREFYLGLNEVGRRKSYREVKTYKRRKRWLS; this is encoded by the coding sequence ATGCTTGCCCTCAACAATGTTGAGGTGATCTACAACGATGTGGTGCTCGTTCTCAAGGGACTGTCGCTCGCGGTTCCGGAGGGGCGCATCGTTGCTCTGCTCGGCTCCAACGGCGCCGGCAAAAGCACGACGCTCAAGGCGATCTCCGGTCTGCTGAAGCCGGAGAACGGTGAGGTGACCGATGGCGAGATTCGCTTCCTCGGTCAACCGATCCACAAAAAGGATGCCGCCGAGATTGTGCGCATGGGCATCTTCCAGGTGCTGGAAGGGCGGCGCGTCTTCGAGCATCTGACGGTCGAAGAGAATCTGCGCGCGGGAGCATATACGAGCGGCTGGAAGGGGTTCGATCAGAGCCTGGACATGGTCTACTCCTACTTTCCGCGCCTGAAAGAGCGCCGCCGCCAGATTTCGGGGTTTCTGAGCGGCGGCGAGCAGCAGATGCTCGCAATTGGACGGGCGCTCATGGCGCATCCCAGACTGATCATGCTCGATGAGCCGTCGCTCGGGCTGGCGCCGCTGCTGGTCGAGGAGATCTTCCGCATCATCAGGCAGATCAACCAGGATCGTGGGGTGACCATCCTGCTGGTGGAACAAAATGCGCGGCTGGCGCTCGAAGCCGCCGACTACGCCTACATTATGGAGAACGGTCGGATCGTGCTTGAAGGATCGCCCGCCGATCTGAAGGACAACCCGGACGTGCGCGAGTTCTATCTGGGACTCAACGAGGTCGGGCGGCGCAAGAGTTACCGCGAGGTCAAAACCTACAAACGGCGCAAACGCTGGCTCTCATAA
- a CDS encoding helix-turn-helix domain-containing protein gives MLARRTLHVSVEEREALEDLRDHAPKPYVRERAAALLLIASGVPPAVVARERLLRPRHPETVYLWLNRWEAEGIDSLPIRDGRGRTPAFSP, from the coding sequence ATGCTGGCACGCCGGACCCTTCACGTGTCCGTCGAGGAGCGGGAGGCCCTCGAAGACCTGCGCGATCACGCCCCCAAGCCCTATGTGCGCGAACGGGCGGCGGCATTACTGCTCATCGCGTCTGGCGTACCGCCTGCCGTCGTGGCCCGCGAACGCTTGCTGCGTCCGCGCCATCCGGAAACCGTCTATCTCTGGCTGAATCGCTGGGAAGCCGAGGGCATCGATAGCCTCCCCATCCGGGACGGACGCGGGCGCACGCCCGCTTTTTCCCCCTGA
- a CDS encoding phenylacetate--CoA ligase family protein: MIDLQTFYAGFDAQVREIVAYGYDHSPAFRRRMDAAGLTPDAIQTAADLARLPVLRKEQLVEIQRQGPGLGGMLTVPLSALRRIFQSPGPIYDPEPDEPDSWRWAPAFRAAGFGPDDLVLNCFGYHLTPAGVMFEEGARAVGCTVIPGGIGGQAQQIEALAHLGITAYAGLPSYLKALLERAAEQGHDPRSWSLNKAFVAAEPLPPSLRALFEEQYGILVYDGYGTAETGNLGYNGPERHGWHLPTDALVQVCDLNSGEPLPPGQTGEVVVTLFRRDYILVRFAVGDLSAVMEPGQPTVIPTPRLVGWLGRSGDSVKVRGIFVHPRHVDEAIRRINGVAGYQAVVVREHHRDDLICRIVPATDADATELKTVVEQALYDALKLHCRVEIVSALPEGARPFVDERTWE; this comes from the coding sequence ATGATCGATCTCCAGACATTCTACGCCGGCTTCGACGCGCAGGTGCGCGAGATCGTCGCCTACGGATACGACCACTCCCCCGCATTTCGGCGACGCATGGACGCAGCCGGTCTGACGCCGGATGCCATCCAGACCGCCGCCGATCTTGCCAGATTGCCCGTGTTGCGCAAAGAGCAACTGGTGGAGATTCAGCGTCAGGGTCCAGGGTTGGGCGGCATGCTCACGGTGCCGCTGTCGGCGCTGCGACGGATATTCCAGTCGCCGGGCCCGATCTACGACCCGGAGCCGGATGAGCCGGACTCGTGGCGTTGGGCGCCAGCATTCCGCGCCGCCGGGTTCGGTCCTGACGATCTCGTTCTGAACTGCTTCGGCTACCACCTGACACCTGCCGGCGTGATGTTCGAGGAAGGCGCGCGGGCAGTGGGATGCACCGTCATTCCGGGCGGCATTGGCGGTCAGGCGCAGCAGATCGAGGCGCTGGCGCACCTGGGGATTACGGCATACGCCGGGTTGCCCAGTTATCTGAAGGCGCTACTGGAACGTGCCGCCGAACAGGGGCACGATCCGCGTTCCTGGTCGCTGAACAAGGCATTCGTTGCTGCCGAGCCGCTCCCCCCTTCATTGCGGGCGCTCTTCGAGGAACAGTACGGTATCCTCGTCTACGACGGCTACGGCACTGCCGAAACTGGCAACCTGGGATACAACGGTCCGGAGCGCCACGGATGGCACCTGCCGACCGATGCGCTGGTGCAGGTGTGCGATCTGAACAGCGGCGAACCGCTGCCGCCTGGACAGACCGGCGAAGTCGTGGTGACGCTGTTCCGACGCGATTACATTCTGGTGCGCTTCGCCGTCGGCGATCTGTCGGCAGTGATGGAACCGGGGCAACCGACGGTCATCCCGACGCCACGCCTGGTCGGGTGGCTTGGTCGCAGCGGCGACAGCGTGAAGGTACGCGGCATCTTCGTTCATCCACGGCACGTCGATGAAGCCATTCGCAGGATAAACGGCGTCGCAGGCTACCAGGCCGTCGTTGTTCGTGAACACCACCGCGACGACCTGATCTGCCGCATTGTGCCAGCAACTGACGCCGATGCGACGGAACTGAAGACCGTTGTCGAACAGGCGCTGTACGATGCGCTCAAACTCCACTGCCGGGTCGAGATTGTATCCGCGTTGCCCGAAGGCGCCAGACCGTTCGTTGATGAACGCACGTGGGAGTGA